The Humulus lupulus chromosome 7, drHumLupu1.1, whole genome shotgun sequence region TTAGCTCTTTTTTCTTTGTCCTGGACTGGTTACATTTGTTGAGTTcatgcaaaaaaaattcaaatttcacagCTACAACTATTCTGTGAAAAAGTGATTGTTTGTTAATCAAAATATCCATATTTTGGTGCACGTATATAAGTGAACCTTGCATCATTATTTATGTACACAGATTTAGAGAGCactaagagaaaaagaagagagaaagagagagttcaGTGAGTTATAGAGGTAGGAGTTCTTGTGAGAAGCTTGTTCAAAGAAAGCTAAAACTGAGAACTTTTCTCTTTGTACTGAAGCCTTGTAATTATTCTAGATTGATCATAGTGAAAACTCACGTAGGCCAATTCCACTGAACCATGTATATTGTGATGTTCTTTTTACTACTGTTTCTATCATTCATTAAAGTTTGTGATTTGTTTCTGTTTCTGGCATTATTTCTTGTTTGTGTTTGTTCTTTTTTCTAGTTCGTTTTGTTGGTGTTCTTGGCAGGTTATTAAAGGGTTCAATCACTTTCAATATCATCCTCTATGTAACAGAAGGGTCAGACTAattcttcttgtttttcttattatTGTAAAACACTTGCACTATTATTTTTACCTTGCCTTTCGTTATTGTAAAACACTTGCACTATTCTTTAGGCAGGTTAGTGTCAAGTTTTAATGCTTTTGAAACTAAGGAAGCATGCCCACTAATTCTAACATGGGCAGTGTTTCTTTGTCTGATTTCATCACTTCcgggaaaagaagaaaacaatgtTATAATGGTATGCATTTCAGTTTGGCTTTTTCTTTTCCCCCCTGCACTATACTATTACAGTATTTAATTAATGTTGTATATGCAGGAGATTGATCATATTAGCTATGTTCGTCAAGCTTTTGAAGCTGCATCTTTGAGATTTTTTCTAGAGATCCTCGAGAGTGACTTATTAAATGAGTCAGATGTAAGTTATTTTAGTTTATCTAGGTTCCTATGTAATAAGTTGAACTATGTTAGTTACCTAATATGCAAATTCTTTTTTTTCCCTCACTTTATTAGTTTCAAGTCTGTGATCTtttttcaatttgtttgtttcctTAGGGTCCTGTTGCTGGTTATCGAAGTGTATTGAGAACTTTTATTTATGCATTTATTGCATCTTATGAGATCAATATTCAGGTAATTAGATTAAGTATCTTGAATGACCtcaagttgtttattttatttatattaatattttctgTTTTGTCTATGTTGCAGCTGGAAGACAGTACCCTTAATTTGATATTGGATATTCTTTGCAAAGTTTATCGGGGAGAGGTTTGGCTGCATAATGATTGTCTTTCAGGgtcatttattgattattttgttgatttttcaTTGGTGGCTCTATTAAAGTTGacatttttcttttccttcttagtttttttattgtatttattgcTTTAAATTTTTCAGGAATCACTTTGCAGTCAGTTTTGGGACAGAGAAAGTTTTGTTGATGGTCCTATTCGGTGTCTTCTTTGTAACCTAGAAGGTGAATTTCCCTTCAGGACTGTGGAACTTATTCGCCTCTTATCATCCCTATCTGAAGGAACTTGGCCAGTAGAATGTGTGTaagtttctttatttctttgtATTGGGTTGAGGATTCTACAGTAATTTATGTACATTTGTAAACACTACACTGTACTATATCAGCGTAATTGACTACGAATATGTATCACTGTTTTGTAATTACTTGTTAGTGCCCAAATAACTTAAGGTCTAGAGTTTAGTACCTGTTTGAGCTCCATATTCTATTACACCTCTCCTTTAAATGAGATATGAGATTCGATGGATCTACCCTAGAAATAATAGTATCATTCTAAATGCTTTTGTAACTCAAATCTCCCAAAATTTTAACATGTTGTCTCAGTAATTAAGCACTTGAACCAGAGATGTCTCTAGGGTGAAATTGAGGCCCCTTTAACCTGAAAATGTTAATGTTTGTTTACTGTAATATGTATCTATTCACTGTGTGATAGCagtaatttgaattttgaagtatgttcacctggtattgcttgcttaggtcttatattgtatacagttttattatttgattcatattatttaatttttttaagcatataccttaccttttatctgctagctattgcaggagaaaaatgtctctttctccatcaattggaggagaaaaggatacttaattttgaaggctttgtgttggacATCTGTataatattttgtgctgaaagtagtaacttttcaatatgttgaatatttaagactacttgaatacttaaataacattttgttgttgatgacagtgttgaatgttttaaactaatttgtggattgttaatacaatgttgaatgtttttactttttgttatttgaaaatcaagttcatttgatgatgctagtatatattagaaagctaattttaattatataaaaaaattaaaatataatagaataaattattgttatataaatgaatatataatgagactttaaacttatctaaatattaaaataatacgaaaattgtgttatgaTATCTATtataataacactttttatgtaaagaattttgttatgcaaacttcattatataataCAAATAATGTGTtctactaaagtgtagtataacacaaattaataagtattgaaatgtgttatataatcgactataaataatataattaaacacttatctatttattaagataacacagaaagtgtgttattgttgacaatataataacacatctgtataacaatgataaagtgttatgtaaagtaccctgacataagataacatagtcggtcttaacacatcaaaaagtgttatggtatgctttgataacacatttttggtgttattaaaagcattttttcttgtagtgagtcatcttttttaatttcaaatcctacatgacaaataaaactaagttgaatttttttttttaaaaaaaaaaaagctctagtagtgaatttcgaaatatgaaatttgaaaaatagatgataatttgtttgtaaaattaaaaaaaagcaaaaaaatgattgaaaatcttcCAAGGAACGCTATGAAAAAATCTAGAGttttttcatcaaacactttcaaaaaaaaaaatcttgtgAGTTTTTACTAAATAAggttttcaagagaaataagatttactcatctatgtgaatttcaaatcctacataacaaaaaaaaattggtacttttttgaaaaaataaaaatctacaaGGGATTTTCGAAAATGGCATAAACTTGGAAATCTTACTTgaaagttgtaacaccctactaattagggaccgttaccaagtgtgtttaaaaccagtgctggacttgctaaacaagtcatttgaacTAAACGTGTGATTAAGCCACATaagggtttaggtattaaaacttttggtcaactcacaagcattttcattaagttaaaagcatgttctttacacgggatcccaaaatcatcAGCTTAAAAGTTGGGTACAACACTCAAGTTACATAAGAAGatgtcctaagcggcaaaagttgaGTTCATCCCTAGTTCCCTTGAAcatctcggtcgtggtggtcgagcagaccGCATATGTATATGTCACTGCTAcaaccctccaactcatggctggttgagcctctctttacctttacctgcaccacaaagcacctatgagccaaaagactcagcaagaaaacatattgaaCAGTTCACAGTGTAATGTAACTATCAaatagtaataactgaaactggtGTATTCATTATACAAGTTGGCAACCATAGGGTTACGCAAGCGcgtgtcgcacttcctttcaatgtgttggcatctgagccagtcaagtgcatgttgcactcccagggtggcctagccatggtggcctgcactccacgtgcacaatgccaatctcagcttataaactgagtcctttaagtcctcgaattataagtcaagcctcacatgccctcgacttataagacgaGCCTTGCGAAGTCCAAtatacccttgactaataagtcgatccccaTTTAACATTCTAATAACCCTCTCtagtttataaaccaagcttccaagtcacaacagacaatcacataaCGCATAAAACATACATATCAATGATTACCATGCATTATAATACATCCAAATAAcattcataggcataatcataattatgcgcacTCCACGTACCTAATCAGATTTCCACAAGCATAATTGTAATCATATTCATCAACAGAGCTCAAGCCTTAATCATGTCTATGTTCACCATTGACTAAACTCTAATCACACATCCATgtaatgggtgcaattttcttaccttcgatccgaatgcaagttactagtgacgccctttgagtacgatccccgattcgAGTCTTTAGCGtagccctagtcacaaccataattaaAAATTCCATCAACAACTGGAGAATAAGAGTTTCCACAccaaatactagcctccgagacgtcaaattccactcaacaaggaagtagaaccgaccccgagcccaaatggttaagttcctTATCTAAAGACCTCATTAAGGtcaaaaatccccttaagggccgcgaccctaaaaacccatgccgcggcccgcctctaagtCAGAGGCTCGACCTCCCTGGAAAAAAAACACGCGCCATGGCGCGCCCCTGAGGCGTCGCAGCCCGCCTCTGCCTCCGAGCCCTCCTAGCTCACTTTTCCcttagagggtcgcggctcaccaagaacagagccgcggcccagcccctcgaacctagaatttctgggtttttcctttaaCCGACCCAACTAAGAACAACCTAATTACACCCCAAATCTTCCAACTCAATTCCCACGCTTAACACAACCCTTTCCAGCAACACATACTGAATAAGTcgtcttcactggtagaaagtgagctgatttagtatatctgtctactatcacccatactgaatcatgctgacccactgccTTAGGtaatcccaccacaaagtccgttgcgatgtcttcccacttccattctagaatgTCTAAGGGTTGTAATAACCCTGcaggcctctgatgttcagctttgatctgctgacacgtcaaacacttggctacatactcagttacatcacccttcatccccggccaccaatacaaagttcttaagtcctgatacatctttgtggtgccgggatgcaaggaatacggggtggtatgagattcatccagaatctctcgtctaataacaacatccatcataacacaaatctgatccttatatcttagCAGGCCCATgtcagatatagaatagtccctagctgctccagctaaaacatcctctctaaccttCATCAATTGTTGCTCTTGTAATTGACTCTCCTTTATCCCTTCTAAGAGGGTAGACtgtagggtaatgttggctaactggcccattactaactcaatccctgctctggtcatatcttctGCTAACTACTTGGATATCTGTCTCacactatacaactgccctggacctctccgacttaAGGTATCAGCCACTaaattggctttccctggatgataaagaatatcacaatcatagtcttttaccagtTTCAACCAACGCTTccgtctcatattcaaatccttttgtgtaaagaagtacttgaggctcttgtggtctgtatatatctcacacttctctccataaaggtaatgtctccataccttcaatgcaaagaccactgctgccaactccaaatcatgggttggGTATCTAtgctcataatcctttaactgtcgtgatgcataggcaatcaccttctctgcctACATAAGAACACAGCCTAACCCCTGTCTCGAGGCATCGcagtaaaccataaacttctcctgaCCAGTCGGAAGACTTAAGACTGGGGCAGTAATCAGACGCCGTTTTAACTCTTGGAAGCTGTTTTCACATCTATCTAACCATGTAAACTTATGATTCTTACGTGCTAATTCCTTCAATGGGGACGATATTCTTGAGAACCCTTCTATAAATttcctgtaatagcctgccaatccaagggagcttctaatctctgaggcattccttggcctcggccaattctTAGCAgcttcaatcttagctgggtctaccttgatcccatctctgCTAACGATATGACCTAAGAATGCCACTTgaggtaaccagaattcacacttcttaaacttcacaaataacttatgctctctcagtctctgcaagaccaacttgaggtgttgctcatgctcttcctctgactgtgaataaaccaagatatcatcgatgaagaagatcacaaactgatccagatagtctttgaacactctgttcattaggtccataaaagtTGCCGGGGCGTTAGTCAAGCCAAATGACATAacgagaaactcatagtgcccatatctggtacagaaagctgtcttgggtatgtcttcgtccttaattctcaactggtgataaccagatcgaagatctatctttgagaataccattttaccttgcagttgatcaaataagttatctatccttggcagaggatacttgttcttgatgttcaacttattcagttctctatagtctatacacatccttagagaaccgtccttcttcttcacaaataacattggcgcaccccatggtgagaaactgggtctaataaaacccagatCCAATAACTCCTATAActgtaccttgagttccctcaactctgatggggccattctgtaaggtgcccacgacactggctctgtccctggtgccagctcaataacaaagtcGATCTCCCTATGCGGCGGCAATCTtggtaaatcttttggaaacacatctaggaattcacagaccaacctagtctctgatggccccactggcatgacctgagtggtatccaccacactggctaggaatcctatgtagCCTCCCAGCAGTAGATCTctatgtaacaccctggttaccccagaacagttacggtgatcggtgaaccggaaatttgacccgctacccgagtcctttggttaaaaacgtgttctaagtgttattaacatgttaaggtgaaaaaaaaaacaataaagaggaaaggatatattttattaagtatataaactgctcatgagctattcaaaaaatttacaagttgttcattatacaaaatggccactactatttcaaatttacaaccccgccgacctaagcggcaaaaagaGGGTAAACCCTTTAGTTCCTTTGataactccttggccgtggtggtcaagcggtcgcatatgtacacatcaccacctaagctctccactcaaggctgggtgagtttttctttcccattacctgcaccacatagcacccatgagccaaggcccagcaagaaaacacaatatagcatgatataatatcaacaatgatcataataatcattcaggactattagtccaaaacagataggtgacagtcgcaaaagtcactaaattgggaataaCTTCGTTCAGctttgtgacgatagggtcaccggggcttattaggtaaataaacctttcattagcttaaacaggataggtacgtggtgactggtcaccaacataaccttcctcatgaccatagagtcataaccctggaacatcgttccctagccacgtgacaagcaatcacctgggccttatgccctggctcttagtaactagtcttagaatagccaagcgcttatacgttcatcgaccttagggtcggtccagtgttaatgccttagagccattcaacactgatatcgattagatctaatcttcattcggccctgcgttcaggacgcttatgtcatttctgactcttaggtcagtgcccctgattagtcagtgccatatacaagtaaacaacattcactagcatttaatatgcaatccatgtccacatttatcaatcaacatgcatcaaaaactatcatacatgtcatatacacggggtgcaattttcttacctcaagttcgagcgagaaatattataaggacgacccctgagaatgatcgatcttttagttccttagcggttacctaatcacaaccaattataatctccattaatgagaatcaacatggatagggtcttaacctaagcaccactctcgggacctcgaaacatgcccacacggtgagtagattcgatcccgggtcgcaaggattgaaaccctaagtcaaaaacccttaaaaacactcaaaacgagactttgaaggaacagggtagcgctgacccctagcgccccaacgctatactcagaacctccaacacgcccaaatgccccctgagtagcactgtagcgccctagggtgggcgctacagcgctacctccagaccaggaaCCCCCTGAAACgatcttcttcatctccttcgattccaacctgattccaaagcttccaaatcccatttttgatgccaaatgaacccaaaaaccatctcaacataccccaaacatcccaaccataggaaccctagccaaaactcccaacaaaaccaagatctcaaactagaaatcacaactgcaaaacagaactaaaacaagGCAAACgagggaattctatggttagaaacttacccaaagctcagcttatgatgctcttcaagggtggaacacactcccaaactcccaaggcttgcttcccaagcttgaatcctcaagaatgagtcaaaaatctcaaagaaagTGGAGAAAGAAGATACGGGAAGGCTTAGAAACTTACTCTGTTTTCCTACCTCCTTCTCAGtcaaaatggttatatctatcctaggggtgaaatgaccattatacccctaggtcaatttaaagtttctaaaggctcccaagggaaaaattggtattttcctcctatctcgttaatcataattaacgctctccaattcccgctattctcaataatctcaaacaccaataattcatatcccgttacccattaattcccggtaatgctctaatcattataatcaccccgagactcatcccaagccccgaacttaaacctgttgtgactaaaccactaatcaataatccaagatcgtctcatgtcgaatagctcgaacaaaaccacattataatgtggtcttaacacatatcatcgacatgcatacaattatacaatcataccctcagcgggccaaattgccatcacacccctgtaattagaatgtggactcacatgcatgc contains the following coding sequences:
- the LOC133791507 gene encoding uncharacterized protein LOC133791507, producing MYIVMLLKGSITFNIILYVTEGLVSSFNAFETKEACPLILTWAVFLCLISSLPGKEENNVIMEIDHISYVRQAFEAASLRFFLEILESDLLNESDESLCSQFWDRESFVDGPIRCLLCNLEGEFPFRTVELIRLLSSLSEGTWPVECV